The Theobroma cacao cultivar B97-61/B2 chromosome 2, Criollo_cocoa_genome_V2, whole genome shotgun sequence genome includes the window gttttttcttctttttcactttttaaaaggataattaaaaaatttgattattgaaaattttaattccacATTCAATTagattttctctttattaaaatttttatttttatttagataatttttaattctatatttatataataacaaGGTgacaatttattatttattgacaatatataaaatttaagcataataattaagaaattcttaaattattgagaaaaagtcaaataaatttttcaattaagtctctgtatttttattttaaatcaaataatttttcaaatatttattttgaatcaaataaaattttatatatttattttaagtcaataGTTGATTTAGTTAAATCACCACATAACGCTAATATGACATATTgacatattataataaatgatgatataatatttttcactcCTTATGTCAACGTAACATCGACgtcatataaatataaaatgacaagtgatattttaattaatggtaattaatcaactattaatCTTAAAAGATTATTTGatccaaaacaaaaatataaagatttaattaaaagtaataaaaaataaaaatttatttaaattttttttattttgaatagctcaggaatttttttgaacatgatgtttaaaatttatatatttcaatgtACCAAATATATGCTCctaacaaaaatgaaaaaaaaaacaaaaattcagCACGACGTCGTTTATGTAACTCAGATTTCAGGGATGGACGGCAAGAAAGTAGTGTGCATTGGAGGCAAAAATAAGACCAACTTCATCATAAAATTCCTCTGCGAACGACTTTGATTAACCTCCCCTGGGAATTCATCAGGAGGCCGAGAATCCAACCTCAACTCGACAGCCTCTCTCTGCAAATTCAAAGTTAGtggagaagagaagagaaaaatggTGAAAGTGGCCACTTACTTCGCCATGACATTAGGCGCCTTTGTTTTCTGGCAAACCATGGATAAAGTCCACGTCTGGATCGCCCTTCACCAAGACGAAAAGGTCCCAATCCCCCCTTTTCTTTACCTTTCCCTAAATTTGTACATTCCAATCtctattttagttttatatcTGAATTAGGTCATGGAAATATGCCCATTGAAATGCACTTCTTCCatttaaattcttaaaatttttttattattttcaaatagaTTAAAAGTTGAAACCCTAGATtctgtaattttttattttaataatttttgtggTTGCAGAAAGAGAGACTGGAGAAAGAAGCGGAGATCAGGAGAGTGAGGGAAGAGCTGCTTCAGAAAGCCAAGCAGAATGATCCTCTCGCGTAACTTATGCGTTCAAGTGCCGGtggacttttcttttttacttcatGTAGTtgctgttttctttttttgctttaattttcgcctaattgttttaatttagacTCAATGGAATTGTGGTCGAAAGCATAATATTGCCTTTGATGAGCTGGATAACTCCATGAATGTCATGGAcgaattgttttttttttttatatatataattggggAAAGAGGGATTGGAACCTGCTGCTTAGGCAGGGATAGGCAGGGGATCATGCACCAATCAATGTATCAATCAATGAGTTAAATGCTTGGGTGCCATGGACAAATTGCTGTTTCCTTCTGCTTTATAAAATGCCATCTCTCATCTATTCCAAATCCGATGTACGTtgcttcttgtttcttttttcatgtTTATGTCACGCATGTGCCTTTCTCAAATTCATTCTTCATGATCAAGACAAATCATTTAGCATTGTTGGTAATTGATGAATAGCTTTTTGTTGACTATTGAATgcatttcttttgttaaattttgtaGGATTTTGACTGCTAATCTCTCTTGTTGAAAGAGTGAGAGTCCGAGTtctaccttttctttttcagatGAAGCtaaacaatttatcaaagTGCAATAGGAGggagagataaataatagtAGTATTACATTATTTATGGAGAGAAATGTGGAACTTGCTTTGCTGATATTGATGATGCACACCACCTTCCTCCTCTAACATGATTTAGCAGCCCTTACCTAAAACTAAGTAAGCTGTTTCCATTGGATAACTGTTCTTTTCCATCCTCAAGCAAGCAGGATGTAAACATATATTCTTAGGACATTCTGTAAACATTACTTTATTTGATATACGTTTTCTTGTGAAATATAAGTATCAAATGCTTACCGAATACTCTTAAGTCTAGcatgaagaaaaatatatatacagaTGGGAACAGAAATACATGGGTTTCTTAATGCTTTCATCTTTTGCTGTTATTTGTTATAGTCAAGTATCAAAGATCAGATTGTACCTGAAAACACATTTACATTAGCATTATCATTATCTATTTGCAGTCAAGGCATCAGCAATGATGCTTTTTGAGGATATAACAATAGTGTTCTCTGCTTGACATGTGGTTACTGTCAACTCCATAAACGATTGATGGTTTATTACCATGTTTAGACATGATAGAAGGTCATTGATCCATATTCAAATATTAAGTATTTCAAAAAACCAGATTCATTCTATTTCAAGGCTAACTTTTAAGGTTACTCCTTGATTTTAGCCATTTCTGTCTGTTGTGATGTGTTTAAGTGTGTGGCTTTATTATGTATGTCTGCCTTCGCATAGCCAACTTTCCCCAGTGATATCATGTCAACGATGATGAATGCATAGACCAAAGCATAGCTGCTGGTGCTGACTCTACTGAGGACTTGcaagtttaattttttgttcaaGCAATTCATACCAGGAACCACCCAGAGCAGACTGCTATAGGTTGATGCTGCATGTCTCCCCACACTCTTATGCATAGCTGTATTTTAGCCATTGCAAGGTGGATGTGTTTCAGCCAATGATTGTTTTCATGTGCATGCTGTACCAATAAAAGCCTTTCAGTTGGTACACCGATGTGAATGGTTCACTCCTTATCcgatttttccttcttcctcCCAAAAGTATATAGAAATGAGACAAGATGAAAAGGGGGTGCCAACTAGTAAGCTTTGGAAAGTACGTTcttttttatgaaaagaaaagatgtttAGCACATATTTCATGCATAAATCTTTCTGCTCTTAAGTGCTGTCCAAATATTAGGTATGTGTACCATGTGTATGAGCAACGTGTAAAAATGTTAGATCTTTGGAAGAGAAGACGTGGTAGTTTTGAGCCCTGTTTCTCCAGGACTTGCAGGAAATCGTGTTCTATACCGCCTAGCAATTTCAAGTACATAATCAATTTGTCTCCTTCCACGAACAAGTTTAACTGAGGCAACGTGGGTTAGCATGTAAATTGTTGATAATTACACGCAAACTGTCAGAAATTCGCCTCTTAAAATAGGTGCAAAGTATAATCTCCGAAAACAATAACACCTTTTTGCCTTAATTTCTGGTTAAAGCATTGTAAAGTTGAGGTGCCAACTCCTTGCCTTTATCAGCATAAAGGGGCATGGTCGCATCGTACATCAATAGTTTGTTTTCATTGAATGCTTGGTCTTGACAACCGCAAAAGGATTTCCCCAACAAAATCTGCATTTTATGGTATTGAAGTCCACATGGATATAGGGAAGTTCATCTTGGTTGTACTTTTGTTGGCTCTGGTTTTCGGGCTCGCTGAGAGTCTCGATTACCATGAGAGCGACTTGGCCTCCGAGGAGAGCCTGTGGGACTTGTATGAGAGATGGAGGAGCCACCACACTATTTCGCGTGACCTTAAGGAGAAGCAAAAGCGTTTC containing:
- the LOC18609622 gene encoding uncharacterized protein LOC18609622, whose translation is MVKVATYFAMTLGAFVFWQTMDKVHVWIALHQDEKKERLEKEAEIRRVREELLQKAKQNDPLA